One Candidatus Saccharimonadales bacterium DNA segment encodes these proteins:
- a CDS encoding metalloregulator ArsR/SmtB family transcription factor: MLSLDSVFTSLADPTRRDILKRVSLRELSVSEIARPYDLTFAAISKHLKVLEQAQLIVKRKRGKERMVQLAPGALNDATEYLEWYGRLLKEQYRSLDNYISKES; the protein is encoded by the coding sequence GTGTTAAGCCTAGATTCTGTCTTTACCTCACTCGCTGACCCAACCCGTCGGGATATCTTAAAGCGGGTTTCATTGCGCGAGCTATCCGTCAGCGAGATTGCTCGTCCCTACGATCTGACATTTGCGGCTATCTCCAAGCACCTTAAGGTGCTTGAGCAGGCCCAATTAATCGTCAAAAGGAAGAGGGGAAAAGAACGAATGGTTCAGTTAGCTCCCGGGGCTCTAAATGACGCAACCGAGTATTTGGAGTGGTACGGACGATTACTCAAAGAACAGTATCGATCACTAGATAACTATATAAGTAAGGAGAGTTAG
- the recA gene encoding recombinase RecA: MAESTKKASKDGVADSKKSDDSKLKALGLAVEQIEKQFGAGSIMKLGEGHKANVELIPSGALSLDIALGGGYPKGRVIEIYGPESSGKTTLSLHAIAEVQRHGGTAAFIDAEHALDPAYAKRLGVDTANLLISQPDNGEQALDIVETLVRSNAVDLIVIDSVAALVPQAEIEGEMGDAHVGLQARLMSQALRKLTGIIAKSKATVIFLNQIRMKIGVMFGNPETTTGGNALKFYSSIRLDIRRIGQIKVGEEVIGNRTKVKVVKNKVAPPFRNAEFDIMYNEGISASGDVLDLAVQYGVVGKSGAWFDYKDQKIGQGREATKEYLKDHPDVMKEIEAKVRKAAEDAEE; encoded by the coding sequence ATGGCAGAGTCGACGAAAAAGGCGTCTAAGGACGGGGTGGCCGACAGCAAAAAATCTGATGATTCAAAGCTCAAAGCGCTCGGCTTAGCCGTTGAGCAGATCGAAAAGCAGTTTGGAGCCGGCTCGATCATGAAGCTCGGCGAGGGCCACAAGGCCAACGTCGAACTGATACCTTCAGGTGCTCTGTCGCTCGATATTGCTCTTGGTGGTGGCTACCCGAAAGGGCGAGTCATTGAAATCTATGGGCCAGAAAGCTCAGGTAAAACGACCTTGTCACTCCACGCTATTGCTGAGGTTCAGCGACATGGCGGTACAGCTGCTTTTATAGATGCCGAGCACGCTCTTGATCCTGCTTACGCCAAGCGGCTTGGTGTTGACACGGCCAACCTCCTCATTTCCCAACCGGATAATGGGGAGCAAGCACTTGATATCGTAGAAACGCTAGTTCGCAGTAATGCTGTCGACCTGATCGTTATCGACTCGGTCGCGGCCTTAGTGCCACAGGCAGAGATTGAAGGCGAGATGGGCGATGCCCATGTCGGTCTACAGGCCCGTCTGATGAGCCAGGCACTTCGCAAGCTGACAGGCATCATTGCCAAGTCAAAGGCTACGGTTATCTTCCTAAACCAGATTCGCATGAAGATCGGTGTCATGTTCGGCAACCCCGAGACGACTACTGGTGGTAACGCGCTTAAATTCTACTCCTCTATACGACTCGACATCCGCCGCATTGGCCAGATCAAAGTGGGGGAAGAGGTGATAGGTAACCGGACCAAGGTGAAGGTGGTCAAGAATAAGGTCGCCCCCCCGTTCAGGAACGCCGAGTTCGATATCATGTACAACGAGGGTATCTCGGCCTCTGGCGATGTACTTGATCTTGCCGTCCAATACGGAGTCGTCGGCAAATCCGGTGCCTGGTTTGATTACAAGGATCAGAAGATCGGCCAAGGTCGGGAAGCTACCAAGGAGTATCTTAAAGATCATCCTGACGTCATGAAAGAGATTGAGGCTAAAGTCCGCAAGGCGGCTGAGGACGCGGAAGAGTAG
- a CDS encoding SRPBCC domain-containing protein, with protein sequence MSKTEFTVDKDKLEVRISKVFKATPERLWQAHTDPQQIVKWWNDTNVETFELKVGGRWRFVSEGWDGKEQAFRGEFKEIDEPNKLSRTFEYEPKAGHIMLETVTFEALPDGTTRQTTISKFDNLDDLNGMVSYGMEKGASEGLERLAKLVEQ encoded by the coding sequence ATGTCAAAAACAGAGTTCACCGTCGATAAGGACAAACTAGAGGTGCGGATCAGTAAGGTATTCAAGGCTACGCCGGAACGCTTGTGGCAGGCCCACACCGATCCCCAGCAGATCGTCAAATGGTGGAATGACACGAACGTAGAGACGTTCGAGCTTAAGGTGGGTGGTAGGTGGCGGTTTGTCAGCGAGGGCTGGGATGGCAAAGAGCAGGCTTTCAGAGGAGAATTTAAGGAGATCGATGAGCCTAATAAGCTTTCACGAACCTTCGAATACGAGCCAAAAGCCGGGCATATAATGCTTGAGACGGTCACGTTTGAAGCGCTACCCGATGGTACGACTCGCCAAACGACTATCTCCAAATTCGACAATCTTGACGACCTGAACGGGATGGTCAGTTACGGTATGGAGAAGGGCGCTTCTGAGGGTCTCGAGAGGCTCGCGAAGTTAGTTGAACAGTAA
- a CDS encoding regulatory protein RecX produces MKITGIRAQEKNKERVAIYVDGKYSFSLSQDQLLRERLAAGTELDDQRLTELKEKSQFGKLLAHVLKFVLMRPHSVREIEQYLYRKKADLEVYQRLVDYLDEHGYLNDEKFAQAWVASRMQTKAVSKRRILSELRQKGVADDVAQAAVDEEGYDEMEALKEVIDKKRKLTRYKSDDKKFVAFLLRQGFGYDLVQRVLGEESDDQSFYSTTLPDTDELSLSD; encoded by the coding sequence ATGAAGATCACAGGTATTCGGGCACAGGAAAAGAATAAAGAACGAGTGGCCATCTATGTGGACGGCAAATACTCTTTCTCGCTATCCCAAGACCAGTTGTTGAGAGAACGTCTGGCAGCAGGCACGGAACTTGATGATCAAAGACTGACGGAACTGAAGGAGAAGAGCCAGTTCGGCAAACTACTAGCCCATGTCCTTAAGTTTGTCTTGATGCGTCCGCATTCTGTCCGTGAGATCGAACAGTATCTCTACCGGAAGAAAGCAGACCTAGAGGTCTATCAGCGTCTGGTCGACTACCTCGATGAGCACGGCTATCTGAATGACGAGAAGTTCGCTCAGGCTTGGGTAGCTTCTCGAATGCAGACCAAGGCTGTCAGTAAGCGGAGAATCCTGTCAGAACTACGTCAAAAAGGGGTTGCTGACGATGTTGCTCAGGCCGCCGTTGACGAAGAGGGCTATGATGAGATGGAAGCCTTGAAAGAAGTTATCGATAAGAAGCGAAAGCTTACGCGCTACAAGAGCGACGACAAAAAGTTCGTTGCCTTCCTTCTTCGGCAGGGCTTTGGCTATGATCTGGTGCAGCGAGTTCTGGGTGAGGAGAGCGATGACCAATCGTTCTATTCGACAACGCTTCCTGACACCGATGAGCTCAGTCTCAGTGACTAA